The region AGGATAGTATAGGTAAAAAGGACGGTAAACCATACTGGGATACTGTAGAAACATTCCTCATATTTGCTGACTCAAGATTCAGAAGAAATAAAGGTGATACATACAGAGAGGCATTCCTTAAAAAGGCTAAATTCTTTGCGTACGTTGACTGGAGAATGAACTCAACTGCTCAGTATGCTGATATCGTTCTTCCTGCAAAGTCTATGTATGAGGTATGGGATATAAGAACAAACCCTGGATACCACAGATATGCCAATATGGCTCAGCCGCCACAGAATCTTAAACCTGTTGGAGAATCAAAATCGGAATGGGAGATCTGTACACTTATAGTTGAGAAACTTGAGGAGATAGCAAAGAAGAAGTATGAGGAAACAGGAGATGAGAGATACATAAAAATACCTGATCCAACGCACTCTAAAACAGGATACAGAGAGCTTGATAAGGTTGTTAAGGAGTTCACACTTGACGGACATCTCAGAACTGATAAAGATGCTGTTCATCTTGCACTTGAAAATGTTGAGCAGTTTAAACCTAACACATTTGAGACTGTAAGAAAGAGAGGAGGTTTCCTCCAGCTTAACGAAAAAGGTGGAAAAACATCTCCACTTTATCCAGATAAACCTTACAACTCTTTTGAGAACAACCTTTACCTCTTTGAAAGATTTGAAACACTTTCAGGAAGATTAACCTACTATGTTGATCATGATCTCTGGATTGAGGCAGGAGTAGCAGTACCTACAGCGCATGAGCCTATAAGACCAAGAAGATATCCGTTTGTACTGATGTCACCACACGCAAGATGGTCGATACACTCAACATACAAAACATCAACAATACTTATGAGACTCCAAAGGGGTGTTCCTTACGTTATGATAAATCCAGAGATAGCTGAGAAGAAGGGAATAAAAGATGGTGACGAGATAAAAGTATTTAACGACCTTGGTGAGTTTTACGCCATGGCAAAGGTTTATCCATCATGTCCTAAGGATGCGATCATAATAGAGCATGGATGGGAACCTTTCATGTTCAAAGGCAATAAATCTCACAACACTGTTGTTGCTTCTCCATTAAATCTTCTTGAGCTTTCAGACGGATGGGGACATCTGAAGTTTGGTGGAAACTGGGATGGTAATCAGCACGCATACACAACATCTGTGGATATAGAAAAAGCATAACAAGGAGGTAAAGATAGATGTCTAAAAGACAGCTTGCGATGGTTATGGATTTAAATAAATGTATAGGATGTCAGACATGTACAGTTGCCTGCAAAACACAGTGGACAAACAGAAACGGCAGGGAGTACATGTACTGGAACAATGTTGAAACACAGCCTGGAACAGGATATCCAAGGAACTGGATGGAAGCAGGAGGTGGATTTGATTCTGAAGGGAATCTGAAAGACGGTATTATCCCTGATATGGTTCTTGATTATGGTGTTCCGTGGGATTATAACCATGATGAGCTTTTTGGTAATGCTGATCAGACAGTTCTTTCACCTAATACTGACCCTGTTTGGGGACCTAACTGGGATGAGGATGTGGGAGAAGGAGACTGGCCGAACTCATACTTCTTCTATCTCCCAAGGATATGCAACCACTGTTCAAACCCCGGCTGTCTTGCTGCATGTCCAAGGGAAGCGATATTCAAAAGAGAGCAGGATGGTATAGTTCTCGTTGATCTTGATAGATGTCAGGGATACAGATACTGTATAGCAGGTTGTCCTTATAAAAAGATCTACTTTAATCCAAAAATATCAAAATCAGAAAAATGTATATTCTGTTTCCCAAGAATAGAAAGGGGACTTCCACCGGCATGTGCCCATCAGTGTGTTGGTAGAATAAGATTTGTAGGATTCCTTGATGATCAGGAATCTCAGGTTTACAAACTTGTCCATAAGTACAAGGTCGCACTTCCCCTCAGACCAGATTTTGGAACACAGCCAAACGTTTACTATGTTCCACCTCTTGAAGGTCCACCGAAGTTTGATGACGAAGGAAAGCCAATAGAGGGAAGTGGAAGAATACCTGTTGAGTTCCTTGAAAAACTTTTCGGACCGGAAGTTCATCAGGCTCTTAAAACACTTAAAGAAGAGATGGAGAAAAGAAAGAGAGGAGAAGAATCAGAACTTATGGATATTCTTATAGCTTACAACCATGCTGACATGTTCAGACTTGATGAGAACTACTACCAGGGTATAGCTGAGCAGAAAGGCCTTAAAGGAACGGAGTTCTTCAGAATTATTGATGAGAGGTACATTCAGGGGGCTAACACGCAGAAAGTAGAGGTAAAACAGTACTTTAATGTATCCGGTGTAAATCACAAAGAAAACCATTAAAAGAAGGATTAAGGAGGAAAGAGATAATGAATAGAGGCTTAAAAGCTGGGTTACTTGGATTATCACTGATAGCCTTCACAGCTACAGCCGGAGAAAAGGAGTTTTTTAAGTACGAGGTTATAAATGGAAAGTACGTTGAGGGAGAGATATCCGCTGATCCGGATGATAAGATCTGGAAAACGGCAAGAGGTAAAGATGTTTATCTCTACCCTCAGATAACTGTAAGGCTGAACGATAAAAAGGCAAACAGCCTGATACCAAAGAAGAAAAAGGTAACAGCAAGAGTTAAAGTTGTTTATAACAGTAAAAATATAGCTGTTTATGTAAGATGGAAGGATGATACACCTTCTATCCAGCCTGTTTACGATACAGATGCCTTTGGTGATGGTGTCAGTGTTGAGTTTCCAAACAGGTTTGGAAAAGGTATATCACTGCCGTATGTTGGGATGGGTGATGAGAACCATCCTGTAACTGTGTATCTCCAGAAAAATGTGGCAGGAAGGGATTACCAGAAGGTATTTATCTCTAAAGGTTTTGGATCGCTGACGGAGATAGAGGAAGATGGTGTTGAGATATCAATGAAGTACAATGAAGAAACGAAGGAATGGACAGCTGTTTTCAAAAGACCTTTAAAAACGGATATCAGCAATCTGAAATCAGGTCTCGTACCAGTTGCTTTTGCAATCTGGGATGGAGATAAATACGAGAGAGACGGAAACAAGGTTCTTTCAAGATGGAAGTTTATAAAACTCGGAAAGTTCCCTATAAATGAGGATTATGTAAAGTATGTATCCTGGGGAACACCTTATATTGACTGGTATAGAAAGGACAGAAAAGAGGATATAGGAGATCCTGTAAGAGGTAAAAAGCTTGCTATAGAAAATGGCTGTAACTCCTGCCACAGATTTGATGACCAGAGGATAGCCCCTGCCGGTATGGCTCCTGACCTGTCAAATATAGGAGTTATAGCAAATGCTGTATATATAAAAGAATCCATAATCAACCCTAACGATGTGATAATCAGAAACCTGAATCTTAACAGACATTACAACAAAGGGGCACAGCCTGATAAATTCAGAGCATACCCTAACAACGATATGTACCAGTGGTACATAATGATGGATGGCAAAAGACAGTCAAAGATGCCGCCTTTTGATTATCTATCCCAGCAAGATATAAACGATATAGTAGCCTATCTAAAAACATTAAAAAGCTGGAAAAAATTTAAGTAGCCGGAGGTATAGGAATGAAAAGGATATTTGCATACATACTCAGCCTTGCATTTCTTTTCTCAGTAAGTCCGGCTGTGGTTTATGCACAGCAGGATGTAGCCGTAGATGAATCTGAAGATGATGAAGAAGATACAGTTGAACTTACAAGTGCCGTTATAACCGCTCTCTCCTGTGCAAAAGAAGCTGAGGAAAGTGGAGAGTTTGAGGTTCTGTCTTCATGCCCACCTATAAAAGCCTGGGAAGGTGTTGAGGATATATATACTCAGCCTCCAAAGATAGTTGTTTTTGATGTTACTGAAGGAGAGTACTACTACGTTCAGGCTTCAAAAGACAGTGTTTACTACTCTGATCTTCTTGAGGGTTTTGGTGGAAGTATAGATGGTGAAGGTTCTTTTGTTGGAGAGAAAGACGGGATAAAGGTTGTTAAGTTTGAGGAGTTTGAGATAACACCTAAACCTAAACCAGGATTCTTTAAAGGCTGTCTTTAATAAATACATAAGGAGGGTTATCTATGAGACTGGGCTTTTTGGTTGATCTAAGTAGATGTATGGGGTGTATGGCCTGTGCTGTTGCCTGTAAGGCAGAGAATGACGTTCCGCTACACAGCTGGAGGTTAAGGGTTAAGTACATAGATCAGGGTGAGTTTCCGGATGTAAAAAGGCATTTTGTTCCTTTAAGGTGCAATCACTGTGAAAACGCACCATGTGAAAGGATATGTCCTGTAGGAGCTCTCCACTACCTGCCAAACGGGATTGTGAATGTGGATCACAACAGATGTATAGGATGTGCTTCATGTATGATGGCATGTCCATACAACGCTATATACCTTGATCCTGTAACCAACTCAGCTGACAAATGTACATACTGTGCACACAGAATTGAAGTTGGAATGATGCCTGCATGTGTGGTTGCTTGTCCAACACATGCGAACATCTTTGGAGACCTTGATGATCCTGAGAGTGAGATATCAAAATACCTTAAATCACACAGGGATGTTATGGTGAGAAAGCCTGAACTTGGCACAAAACCAAAACATTTCTACGTTAGAGGTTCAACTGTTGCTCTTGATCCTCTTGCTTCTGAAAGACCTGAAGGATTTACACTGTTTACAGAAGTTAAGTTTTTAGACCATATAGGAGGGCATTAATAATGTTAGGAGCTGAAGTTACCTTTGATGTTGCATTACCTAAGGTTATATGGGGATGGCTTGTTTCAACAAATATGTGGGCTAAAAGTATAGCCACAGGTACGTTCCTTGTTGGACTTTACTTTGTGATCAGATATCCTGAAAAGGACAACTTCTTCAGAAAATGGATTCCTATCCTTGGACTTATATTCATAGGTATAACTTTACTTGTTACAGTTCTTGATCTTCACCATATGTTCAGATTCTGGAAGATATTTGTTCATGCCCACTTCACATCAGCTGTAACACTTGGGGCATGGGTTGTTTCAGGATTTGTGATAGTTCTTCTTTTATCTTTCTGGTCATGGGCAACAGGAAACAGAAAACTGTTTGACAGAATAATGATCCCTGGATTCATACTTGCATTTTTCTCAACAATATACACAGCAGGTATTATGGGACAGGCAACAGGAAGGGAGATATGGGTTTTTCCTGCTGAGATGATATCAATGCTTTTAAGTGCGACACTTGCAGGATCTGCAGCATTCCTCTTTATTGACAGAATCTATAAGTATGTGCTTGATGATCAGATAAGAAGAGAGCTTGGATATATACTCTTCTCAAGTGCAGGTCTGCTTTCAGCACTCTATATTGGGGAGCTTTTCTTTGCAAAGATGCACAGTGAGTTTTCCTACGAGGTTGTTAAAATACTTGCATTCGGAGATGTTGCTCCATTTTTCTGGTTAGGTCTGGTGTTTGGGTTTATAATCCCGATGATTTTAGTAGGTGTAGCTACAGAGAAGAGAAAAGGTCAGTATGCTTTCCTTGGATCTCTGAGTGCTTTAATTGGTCTGTGGCTTATAAAACATGCATGGTTAATAGCACCACAATATTTACCACTAAGTTAATCAGGAGGGTTTTAGAATATGAGAACGAGCAGGAGAGATTTTTTAAAAGGTGTTGCCACTGTAATTGGTGGAGCAGCATTTGCTAAAGGTGTTGTTGAAAAAACTGTAAGTACAGCAAATGCCGGTGTTAAAGAAGATATAACATTCTTCCCTGAACATATAGATTACTATCCACCATTTGAGAAATGGAATGACTGGAAAGAGCCGGAAGGTGCATACTGGAAACAGAAAGGTGGTGCACTGAGAGATGGTGTGAAGATGATCAACTATATGATAGTTCCAACTGTGTGTAACAACTGTGAGGCTGCATGTGGTCTTACAGCGTGGATTGATAAGGACAATATGGTTATAAAGAAATTTATGGGTAACCCTTTCCACTCTGGAAGTAGGGGAAGAAACTGTGCAAAGGGTTATGCAACATTAGCACAGACATACGATCCTGATAGAATACCTTTCCCATTAAAAAGAGCTCCCGGATCTAAAAGGGGAGAAGGGAAATGGGTTAGAACTACATGGGATGAAGCGTTAGAAACAATAGGAAAAAGAATGAGGGAGACCCTGAAAAGGGCTATAAAGGAAGGAGATGAACTTGCTAAAAAGATGGTTATGTACCATGTTGGAAGACCGAACGAGTCAGGTGGTTTTACAGCGAGGGTAGTCTGGTCTTGGGGTGTTGATGGACATAACTCTCACACAAATATATGTTCAGCAGGTGGAAGACTGGGTGCTATAGCATGGAGTGGTGATGACAGACCTTCGCCTGATTTTGCAAACTCAAGACTTATATTCCTTTCTGCTTCACATGCAGCAGATGCAGGGCACTACTTCCAGCAGCATGCGGGATACATAGCTGATGCAAGGGCAAAAGGTGCAAAACTTGTTATAATGGATCCAAGACTTTCAAACTCTGCCGGAATGGCTGATCTTTGGCTTCCAGTATGGCCTGGAACAGAGGCTGCTGTTTATCTCTCAATGATAAGCAGGCTGCTTCAGGAAGATAAGTACAACAGAAAATTTATGGAAAGATGGGTAAACTGGAAAACATTTATAAAGGACAAAGAGTATCTTAACTACCTTCTAAAAGAGGGAAGAATATCAAAACTTCCTGAAGGTGAAACATTTGATGATTTTATAGCTGTTTTAAAGGATCTTTACAAAGATTACACATTTGAGTGGGCTGCTGAAGAGACAAAAGTTCCTATAGAGAGACTTGAAAAACTTTATGAGCTTATACTCTGGGCAGGAGACAGGATAACATCTTACTTCTGGAGAGCTCAGGCTGCAGGTAACAGAGGAGGATGGATGTCAGCAGGTAGGACAGGATACTTCCTCCTTGTTGTTACAGGCTCAATAGGTGGTGTTGGTGCAAATGGATGGCATCACTGGCATGTCCTCGGTGTTGGTGGAAAAGGTGGAAAGGCTACATTAAAGGAAAAGCCTGATCCTGTTGATGCCTGGAATGAGCTTTTATGGCCACCAGAATGGCCTTTATCAACATACGAACTTTCATTCCTGCTTCCACATCTTCTAACAGACGATCAGTGGAGAAAGAAATGGGCTGAAAGAGGCCTTAAGATACCTGACAAGCTTGATGTATGGATCTTTAAAATCTACAACCCTGTATGGATTAACCCTGATGGATTTAAATGGATAGAGGTTCTCAAAGATGAGAACAAGATGGGACTTACTGTAAACCTATCCCCAACGTGGTCTGAGACAAACTGGTTTGTTGATTATATACTTCCTGTTGGTCTGGCAGGTGAGAGACATGACAACCAGTCAGCTGAAACAAAACCTGAAAGATGGACGGCTTTCAGACAGCCTGTCTTAAGGGTGGCTCTCAAGAAGATGGGATGGGAACCTAAGGTTCCGTGGAGAGCAACACTTGAAGCCCATAAAAAGGTTGGACTCGGTGAGGTATGGGAGGAAAATGAGTTCTGGATAAATCTTGCATGGGCTATAGACCCTGATGGTGAGCTTGGAATAAGAAAGTTCTATGAATCAAAGAAAAATCCAGGAAAACCTGTAACTATAGAAGAGTGGTACGACGCAGCATTCGGAACACTTCCAAACCTCAAGAAAATCTGTGAAAAACTTGGAACATCTCCATATGAGTATATGAGAGATAGAGGGGCCTGGACTGAAGAGACAGATGTTTACAATGTTCATGAAAGGGAGATCCCTTACGATCCAGAGAAGGATGCATACAAATATAAAGGAAAATGGATACCAAGAAGCAAACTTGCTGTTGATCCTGACTCAGGAGCTGTTTATATAAAAGGACATGGAGATGAACTCCACTCTGAAAGACACACAATAGGTGTTATGAGAGATGGTAAACTCCTTAAAGGATTCCACACACCAACAGGTCTTTTAGAGTTCTACTCAAAAACATTTGTTGAGTGGAACTGGCCTGAGTACGCAATCCCTTATTATCCAAGAAACAGAGAGGAGAGAAAGAAACTTGTCCATGTTGTTACACATGTCCACCATGATTATATGACTGAGCCAAACGCATTTGTTCTCAACCCGATTTACAGACTTCCTTACAACATCCATACAAGGTCTGTTAACGCAAAATGGCTTATGGAGATATCACAGAACCACAACCCTGTCTGGATAAACGAGGCTGACGCTAAAAGACTCGGTATAAAGAGAGGAGATGCTATAAAACTCCGTGTAGTTGATACAGTGTCAGGTATAGAGGTTGGATACTTTGTGGGAATGGCAATACCTACACAGGCTACAAGACCGGGAGTTCTCGCATGTTCTCACCACTCAGGAAGATGGAGAGTTGTAGACACAGTAAAAGTGGATGGATTTAACCAGGAACTTGGATTTAACAGATACGGAACAGCTTTAGTTGAGATCCATAACTCCGGACCTGTCTGGGCTGCAAGATGGAAGTCAGGTGTTAGATCATTCAAGGTAGAGAGAAAACATGGAGATAAAAATCTGAAATGGCCATATCCAGAGTTTAACAAGGATATGAAAGAGGTATGGTGGAATGGTGCTTCAGGTGTATGGCAGAATGCTGTCTTCCCTGCAAACCCAGACCCACTTTCAGGAATGCACTGCTGGCATAAAAAGGTTCTTGTAGAAAAAGCAGGTCCTAACGATAAGATAGGAGATGTTGTTGTAAACACAGAAGCGACATTTAAGGTATATCAGGCATGGAGAGATCAGCTCACAAGACCAGCACCGGGTCCAAACGGTCTGAGAAGACCAAAGTGGTTCAAAAGACCTTGGTATCCACACACTGACAGTGCTTACAGAATGAAAAAATCACATTAATACAGGGGGTTTATCCCCCTTTTTTAGAGGTGGAAGATGGAAAAGTTTAATGAGCTACAGGCAAGAATAAATATGTACGGTTTCCTTTCAAGACTTCTCATTGAGGAGATAGACGCTGAAACATTAAGGAAGATCAAAAATAACGAGGAGATACTTGATCTATTCCCAAATACAAAACAGTGGGATCTTTTCTGGGAGAAAGACGAGAAAAAGCTTATAGAAGAGGATCTTAATGTTGATTTTACAACGGTGTTTTTACTTAATGTATATCCGTATGAATCGGTTTTTATACATGATGAAGGACATATAAATCCAACTGTAACGAATCCTACACTTATCTTTTACAGAGAACATGGGTATTCCATTGATCTGAATAAAACAAGAGCCCTCTCTCCTGATCACATAGCTGTTGAGATGGAATTTATGATGAACCTTATTCAGGAAGAGCTTGATTCTTTAAAAAAAGAGAATGAGAATGAAGCAAAAAGATTAAGAAATATACAGAAGAGATTCCTTGAAGAGCATCTTGGAAGCTGGGGACCTGTCTATCTTATGGCTGCAAGAGATATGGCTGAAACACCTTTTTACTACGATGTATGCCAGCTTGCACTTGATTTTATCCTCTCTGATTACGAGTACCTGGCTGAGGAGATGGAGGTTGTATAGCAATAGCAGGTAATAAAATGTAAGAGGATTTTGCGATGAGCCAGTTGAGAGTAAGTCTTAATTTCCATAACTGTACACATGTCTACTACAGGGACTCCTCATGCTCAAAATGTGTGGATGTCTGTCCTGTAAAAGATGCCATATATTTTGATGAGGGAAAATTAAAGATAGATGATGAAAAGTGTGTTAACTGTGGTGCCTGTTTTGGTATCTGTCCTACAGAAGCTTTCTCCGTTAATGGTTTCTCCCCAGAGAAATTACTGGATCATCTTGTAAAATCAGGAGAAACGGTTATAAGCTGTAGGGTTAATGTTCCATGTATAGCAGCCCTCGATTCCCAGTATCTTATATCTCTGGTTTTAAGATCTGAGAAAGACATTTTTCTTGATATATCAAGGTGTGATGAATGTGGTATATCATCATTAAAAGGAAGAATACAGGATATCGTAAATGAAACAAACTACTTCCTTGAATCAGCAGGTGTTGACAGAAAGGTTTTACTCAGCAGAGAGGATATACAGCTAAAAAGATCTGAAACTAAAGATAGAAGGGGATTTTTAAAAGATTTTGGTAAGATCTCAGCCGGTCTTGCATTCTGGGCTTTAATGCCTGAGATTGACCATGAAGAGAAGGAAGAGGAGGATTTTAAAAATATAGTTGAGGAAAAGGTTCTTCCTGAGAAAAGGAAGATTTTAATAAAAACATTAAAAAACTGTGGTGATGCCCTAGAAAATAGAGTTCTGGAAGTGGACAGGATCTCTTTCTGTTCTGATAAATGGATAGATAACAGGCTGTGTACAAACTGTTCAGTATGTTACAACATATGTCCAACAGGTGCTTTAAAACCTGGAAGAGACAGACTCCAGATACTTTTTGAACCTTCACTGTGCGTAAAATGTAAGATATGCCATGAGTCCTGTCCTGAGAACTGTCTTCATCTAGAGGAAAAGCTCAGCTTTGATACATTTCTAAATGGAATGAAAATTCTTGCTGAACATGTGATGATACCATGTGAAGAATGTCTTGTTCCTTTTTCATACAAAGGTGATTCAACGGTCTGCCCGCGGTGTAAACAGCTTGATGACGAGATAAGGGATCTTCTTAAAATAGGAGACTGATCTAATTAAGAATAATTATTAAAGGTTAGTAGTTGACAACCATGAATAATAACATATTTACTTATAATGGACATCTTAAATACATGAATATATATAAATATGTTTATTATAATAAATATATTCAGGAGGTAGCCCTATGAAAAAAGTAGTTGGTTTAGCAGCAGTTTTAAGCTCAGCGTTACTCACCACATCAGCTTTTGCAACCAATGGAGACAACATGATCGGTGTTTCTCCAGCTTCAAGAGCTATGGGTGGAATTGGTGTTGGTATGTGCGTAGGCCCTACAGATGCGATCTTCAGGAACCCAGCATGGCTCAGCAGAGAAAAAGGATTCAATGTTAGCTTTGGTGGGATATTATTTATGCCTCATGTGAAGGGAAGATCAAAGGGATACTTTGATACAGATCCTGCCAATCCAGGTGGAGTTGTTTCTACAGATACAGGGTATGTGACAAGTAAGGCTGATACATTCATGATTCCTGAGATAGCTATCACGAACCAGATAAGTGATAACGTGGTTATAGGTATAGGTGCGTATGGTGTTTCCGGAATGGGTGTTGATTACAGGGACAAAAATCTTGCCCTTGGACCTGATGGAAAGTATCATAACGGACTTGCAAAGATGCACACTACACTCCAGTTCATGAGAATAGTTCCTGCAGTAGGGTATAAAGTCAATGAAGCTCTCACGGTAGGTGGAGCATTACATCTCGCATGGGGATCTTTGGATCTTGGAGCTGAACTCGGTTATGACTCAGATGGAGATGGAATTCCTGATACATTCTTTAATGCTGGTGGTGGTCAGTCACAGTCCTACGGTATAGGAGCATCATTAGGGATAAACTTCAAACCAACTGAGAATATCTGTATTGGTGCTTCATACCAGTCTTCAGTAAAAATGACATATAAAAATGTTTTTGATTCAAATGGTGATGGAAAGTTTGAAGACCTTAAACTTGAGCAGCCTCAGGAGTTCGCTGTAGGTGTAGGTTACAGACCTGTTGAAACATTTAAGATAGGATTTGATGTTAGATGGATTAACTGGTCAGATGCTGATGGATATAAGCAGTTCAAATGGGAAGATCAGTGGGTATTTGCTGTAGGTGGAGAGTACAAGGTAACACCAAAACTTGCTTTAAGAGCAGGTTATAACTACGGAAAAACTCCTATAAAGAGTAAATCAAACCTGAATACAGCAAACGCAAACAACATTCCTGACTTTTCACAGCCATTCCCAGACTACAACGTAGAATGGTTTAACCTCATAGGATTCCCTGCTATAGCAGAACAGCATATAACTTTAGGTTTTGGGTATCAGTTTACAGAAAAGTTCACATTAAACATGTCTTATGTGAGAGCGTTTGAGAAAAAAGTTGAGTCTTCAGCAAGTGTGATGGCTTCAAAAGATCTTATAGCTGGAGCTAAAAATGCACAGGATTCTATAGGAATATCTTTAGACTGGCATTTTTAAGATAGACCATATCTGACGGAGGAGAAAATATGAAAAAGGCAGTGGCAGGATTTATATCCATACTTACAGTAGTTCAGATCTCATCTGCACAGGTGAAATTTATGGATCAGGAATATGCAAAACAGTTCTGTGATCTATGGAATCAGACAGGTGAGTTAACAGAAGGTTTATCAAAATGGTCTAAAAATACAGGAAATAAAGGATACAGAATTATCAGATTTTACAGACAGGACTGTGGAGGACCTGAAAAAGCTATAGAAGTCCACATAGCACCTAAGGACGGAAAAGCTGTCTGTATTTATGGTGGGAAAGCGACAGATCAGAAAGCTGATTTTCTGATGTTTGCGACAGATGAAAACTGGAAATCTCTTGCAAAAGGTGAATTTGGATTTATGGGAATGGGAATTATGTCAAAGATGACATTTGAAGGATCAAAATGGGAAGCTATGCAGAATATGGGTCCTTTCAAAGCCTTCCTTCTTAACCTTGATAAGGTTCAGCATACAATGGAATGTCCGTAGCTGTGAGCGTCTTCCACCTATCCTGGCGGGCTTTTGCCTGCCCTTTTTTATTTAAAAATTAAATAAATCTATAAAAATAATCTATTGGACTGATCACAGCTTGCTCATTTATTATCCATATACTAAAAAATTTTTGAAGGAAATAAAATGAAACAGATAATTCCAGGTCTTACAGTAACAGTTTTAATAGCTGTATTTTCAACATTTTTAGCTCAGACAGATTTTATAAAAGAGACCGTTAAGTTCAGTCCTCTCATAATAGCTATTTTGACAGGTGTTATCGTTGGAAATCTTTTCAAATTTTCTGAAAAGTTCAAGCCAGGCATTGTTTTTTCGCTTAAAAAGATACTCAGAACAGCCATAGTATTCTTAGGTTTTAGACTTACATTCCAGAATGTTGCAGAGGTTGGATTAGAGGGACTTATTGTTGACAGTATCATGCTTATAGGAACATTTCTTTTAGGTGTTTTTGTATCAACAAAGATATTTAAACTTGACAGCTCAATGGGTTATCTACTTGCTTCTGGAAGTTCTATATGTGGAGCTTCAGCTGTTCTAGCAACGGCACCTGTAGTAAAAGCACCTATGCATCACGCAGCAATGGCTGTTGCAACAGTAACAATTTTTGGAACATTATCTATGTTTTTATATCCAGTTGTTTATAAAGCAGGACTTCTTTTAGATTTTGATGATCTCCTTTACGGTCTGTTTACAGGTGCAACAGTTCACGAGGTTGCACAGGTTGTAGCCGCCGGTTTTGCCATATCAGATCCTGCAGGAAATACAGCAACAATAGCAAAGCTTACAAGGGTTATGATGCTTGCACCTCTACTTATAGTTTTAAGTTTTTACCTTGCGAAAAAGCATGCAACACATGGAGCTGGTGTAACACTTAGAGACATTCCCATACCTTACTTTGTTTTTGGATTTAT is a window of Persephonella marina EX-H1 DNA encoding:
- a CDS encoding molybdopterin-dependent oxidoreductase, producing the protein MRTSRRDFLKGVATVIGGAAFAKGVVEKTVSTANAGVKEDITFFPEHIDYYPPFEKWNDWKEPEGAYWKQKGGALRDGVKMINYMIVPTVCNNCEAACGLTAWIDKDNMVIKKFMGNPFHSGSRGRNCAKGYATLAQTYDPDRIPFPLKRAPGSKRGEGKWVRTTWDEALETIGKRMRETLKRAIKEGDELAKKMVMYHVGRPNESGGFTARVVWSWGVDGHNSHTNICSAGGRLGAIAWSGDDRPSPDFANSRLIFLSASHAADAGHYFQQHAGYIADARAKGAKLVIMDPRLSNSAGMADLWLPVWPGTEAAVYLSMISRLLQEDKYNRKFMERWVNWKTFIKDKEYLNYLLKEGRISKLPEGETFDDFIAVLKDLYKDYTFEWAAEETKVPIERLEKLYELILWAGDRITSYFWRAQAAGNRGGWMSAGRTGYFLLVVTGSIGGVGANGWHHWHVLGVGGKGGKATLKEKPDPVDAWNELLWPPEWPLSTYELSFLLPHLLTDDQWRKKWAERGLKIPDKLDVWIFKIYNPVWINPDGFKWIEVLKDENKMGLTVNLSPTWSETNWFVDYILPVGLAGERHDNQSAETKPERWTAFRQPVLRVALKKMGWEPKVPWRATLEAHKKVGLGEVWEENEFWINLAWAIDPDGELGIRKFYESKKNPGKPVTIEEWYDAAFGTLPNLKKICEKLGTSPYEYMRDRGAWTEETDVYNVHEREIPYDPEKDAYKYKGKWIPRSKLAVDPDSGAVYIKGHGDELHSERHTIGVMRDGKLLKGFHTPTGLLEFYSKTFVEWNWPEYAIPYYPRNREERKKLVHVVTHVHHDYMTEPNAFVLNPIYRLPYNIHTRSVNAKWLMEISQNHNPVWINEADAKRLGIKRGDAIKLRVVDTVSGIEVGYFVGMAIPTQATRPGVLACSHHSGRWRVVDTVKVDGFNQELGFNRYGTALVEIHNSGPVWAARWKSGVRSFKVERKHGDKNLKWPYPEFNKDMKEVWWNGASGVWQNAVFPANPDPLSGMHCWHKKVLVEKAGPNDKIGDVVVNTEATFKVYQAWRDQLTRPAPGPNGLRRPKWFKRPWYPHTDSAYRMKKSH
- a CDS encoding TorD/DmsD family molecular chaperone, with translation MEKFNELQARINMYGFLSRLLIEEIDAETLRKIKNNEEILDLFPNTKQWDLFWEKDEKKLIEEDLNVDFTTVFLLNVYPYESVFIHDEGHINPTVTNPTLIFYREHGYSIDLNKTRALSPDHIAVEMEFMMNLIQEELDSLKKENENEAKRLRNIQKRFLEEHLGSWGPVYLMAARDMAETPFYYDVCQLALDFILSDYEYLAEEMEVV
- a CDS encoding 4Fe-4S binding protein — protein: MSQLRVSLNFHNCTHVYYRDSSCSKCVDVCPVKDAIYFDEGKLKIDDEKCVNCGACFGICPTEAFSVNGFSPEKLLDHLVKSGETVISCRVNVPCIAALDSQYLISLVLRSEKDIFLDISRCDECGISSLKGRIQDIVNETNYFLESAGVDRKVLLSREDIQLKRSETKDRRGFLKDFGKISAGLAFWALMPEIDHEEKEEEDFKNIVEEKVLPEKRKILIKTLKNCGDALENRVLEVDRISFCSDKWIDNRLCTNCSVCYNICPTGALKPGRDRLQILFEPSLCVKCKICHESCPENCLHLEEKLSFDTFLNGMKILAEHVMIPCEECLVPFSYKGDSTVCPRCKQLDDEIRDLLKIGD
- a CDS encoding OmpP1/FadL family transporter, with translation MKKVVGLAAVLSSALLTTSAFATNGDNMIGVSPASRAMGGIGVGMCVGPTDAIFRNPAWLSREKGFNVSFGGILFMPHVKGRSKGYFDTDPANPGGVVSTDTGYVTSKADTFMIPEIAITNQISDNVVIGIGAYGVSGMGVDYRDKNLALGPDGKYHNGLAKMHTTLQFMRIVPAVGYKVNEALTVGGALHLAWGSLDLGAELGYDSDGDGIPDTFFNAGGGQSQSYGIGASLGINFKPTENICIGASYQSSVKMTYKNVFDSNGDGKFEDLKLEQPQEFAVGVGYRPVETFKIGFDVRWINWSDADGYKQFKWEDQWVFAVGGEYKVTPKLALRAGYNYGKTPIKSKSNLNTANANNIPDFSQPFPDYNVEWFNLIGFPAIAEQHITLGFGYQFTEKFTLNMSYVRAFEKKVESSASVMASKDLIAGAKNAQDSIGISLDWHF
- a CDS encoding SCP2 sterol-binding domain-containing protein — translated: MKKAVAGFISILTVVQISSAQVKFMDQEYAKQFCDLWNQTGELTEGLSKWSKNTGNKGYRIIRFYRQDCGGPEKAIEVHIAPKDGKAVCIYGGKATDQKADFLMFATDENWKSLAKGEFGFMGMGIMSKMTFEGSKWEAMQNMGPFKAFLLNLDKVQHTMECP